The window ACCTGTCGATGGGCTTCGTCATCAAGGTGCACGCCGTGTACGAGACGCCGTTCTGGCGCGACCTCGGCTACAGCGGCACCGCCTTCAGCCCCTACGAGCTGGTGCACGAGGCGTACGACAACAGCTACGACGGCGATCCGCGTGGCACGCTCGTCGGCTTCGTCTCGGACGAGAACGCCGACGGCGTCTTCGAGCTGAGCCCCGAGGAGCGCAAGCAGCGCATCCTCGAGTCGCTGTCGCACTACTACGGCGAGCAGGCGCTGAACCCGGTCGTGTACTACGAGAGCGACTGGGGCAGCGAGGAGTGGACGCGCGGCGCGTACGCCGCGAGCTTCGACATGGGCGGCCTCGCCCGGTACGGCGCCGACCTGCGCAAGCCGGTCGGACCCATCCACTTCTCCTGCAGCGACATGGCGGGCAAGGGCTACCAGCACGTCGACGGTGCGATCCGGGTGGGTCGCGAGACGGCGGCGGCGATCCTCGCGGCGGTGGTCCCGGCCTGACCGCGGGATAGATTCGGAGCATGCCCGCTCCGGATCCCGTGCGCTCCTGCACCAGCCGCCGCAACGGCGTCCGCTGCACCCGCCCGCTCGGTCACCCCGGGCTGCACCGCCGTCAGGGCGCGATGTGGTCGGACGCCGGCGCGGACCCGCTGCACTGCCCCGGCTCCGGCGAGCCGGGCGCACCGGCGGCGACACTCGACGACGGCTTCCCAGGCGGGCGGGCGCTCTGCCCGCAGTGCCTCCGATTCGTCCCGCTGGACGCGGACGGCGGCCTGGTCGAGCACGATACGTCCGACCCCGACGAGACCGACGACGAACGGGCGCACGCCCGCGAGTGGTTCAACACCCACGGCTGGTGAGCATGAGTCCGCAGATCACAGTCAGGCCGGCCCGTCTCGGGGATGTCGAGCGGATGGCGACGGTCCACGTCGAGACCTGGCGCGAGACGTATCGAGGGTTGATGCCCGACTCCATCTTGGACGACCCGGAGTTCGTACAGCGGCGGCGCCACTTCTGGACTACGGTGCTCTCCGATCCTCGATTCTCCGCCCACACCACGGCGGTCGCAGTGCGGTCGGGCGACCTGGTGGGCCTGGCGATGTCCGGGCCGGCGCGCGACCCTGACGCAGGCGGGGCGAGGCAGCTGTTCGTCCTGTACACCTTCGCGGCGGTTCACGGCACAGGAGCGGGAGCCGCGCTGCTGGACGCCGTGGTCGATCCGTCGCAATCGGCGTTCCTGTGGGTGGCGGACCCGAATCCTCGGGCACAGGCTTTCTACCGCAAACACGGATTCCGGGCCGACGGGACGGTCAAGACCGAGGACGGCGTCCGCGAGATCCGGATGGTCCGGTCGCCGACTGACTAAAGCCGCCGGATGGCCGGGGGTGAGCCCGCACGGCTGCCGCCCGCCCCTACGATGTCAGCGTGCTCGATCATCACGAGGTCGTTCGCCTCTACGGTCCCTGGGTGCGCCGCACGCCGAGCGATGCGACGGCCCGGTTCGCGGGCTACAGCGGGCGGTGGTGGGTCGCCGGGGGCTGGGCGATCGATGCCTTCGTGGGCTCGGATCGCGAGCACGGTGACCTCGACATCGGGATACCCCGGGGGTCGGCTGCGGAGTTCGTCGACTTCGTCTCGCCCGGGCTGGATGTCTGGGCGGCGGCGGGAAGTCTGACGCCCGTCTTCCGCGGATCCGAGCTGCGACTGCCCGAATCGGTCGGCAACCTGTGGTTGCGGGCGAGTGGGGCAGACCCCTGGGAATACGACGTGATGCTGGAATCCGTCGAAGGTGCCACGTGGATGTACAAGCGTGACGTCCGCATCGCACGGCCGCTCGACGAGTGCCTGTGGGCGCACCGGGGTGTGACCTATCTCCGGCCGGAGGTGCAACTGCTCCTGAAGGCCGGGAATGTGCGAGCGAAGGACGAGGAGGACTTCGAGCGCTGTCTTCCCGTGCTCGCTGCGGCCGATCTCCGCTGGCTGGGCGATGCGCTCCGCACCGCGCATCCCGACCACCCGTGGATCGACCGCCTCGATCAGCGGTAGGGCTGCTAGGTGGGCCCGGCGTCAGATCTCGACGTCGCTGCCCATCGTGACCGTGCGGAGGGCCGGCAGGCCGAAGCGTGCGGCCGGGTCGGCGGCGTTGTGCGCCAGGCCGACGAACAGCGACCGGCGCCACGGCACCATGCTGTTCCTGCGCGTCGTGCGGATGGCGCCGCGCGAGATGAAGTAGGACGCCTGCTTGAAGTTGGCCGCATCCAGGGGCAGGGCTCCCGCACGGCAGGCGGCACGGAGGGCGCGGGGGATGTCCGGCTTGTCCGAGAAGCCGAAGCGGATGCTGAGGTGCTCGATGCCGTCGTCGGCGTAGCCGAGGTCGTCGTAGGCGAAGGCCTCCGCGGGCGGGACGTGCGGCACCTGCGCGGTCGAGATCGACACGATGATCACGTGCTCGTGAAGGATGTGGTTGTGCTTCACGTTGGCGCGGAGAGCGAGCGGGGTCGTGTCCTTGTTCGGGTGCGGGAAGATCGCGATGCCCGGGACGCGGGGGAGGTTCTGCTTGCGCACCTCCTCGATGAAGTCGGCGAGCGACCCCTCCTTGCGCTTCCGGTCCTGCTGCACGAGCTGCCGTCCGCGGCGCCACGTCGTCATCACCAGGATGACCGCGGCCGCGATCAGCAGCGGCACCCAGCCGCCGTTGACGATCTTGGAGAGGTTGCCGGCGAGGAAGGCCAGCTCCAGCCCGCCGAACGCGACCGCGGCGAGGATGATCTTCCACGGCGCCCAGTTCCACAGCGGGCGCGCGACGAGGAGCAGCAGAGCGGTGTCGACGACGAGCGCGCCGGTGACCGAGATGCCGTACGCCGTGGACAGCCGGTCGGAGGAGCCGAAGGCGAGCATGATCGCCATGACCCCGATGAACAGCAGGGTGTTGATCGCCGGGAGATAGATCTGACCGCCCTCGCGCTTGGAGGTCTGCCGGATCGTCAGCGGCGGGAGCAGTCCCAGCTGCACCGCCTGGCGTGTGAGCGAGAAGGCGCCGGAGATGACGGCCTGGCTGGCGATGACCGTGGCGGCCGTCGCGAGCACCACCACGGGGAGTCGACCCCACTCCGGGATGAGGAGGAAGAAGGGATTGGCGCGTGCGGCCGGATTGTGAAGGATCAGCGCCGCCTGGCCGAGGTAGTTGATCGTCAGCGCAGGGAAGACCAGGAAGAACCAGGCGCGACGGATGGGGGAGCGGCCGAAGTGCCCCATGTCGGCGTAGAGCGCCTCGGCGCCGGTGATCACCAGCACCACCGCGCCCAGCGCGATGAACGAGATCGTCGGGTGCGCGACGATGAAGCCGATGGCGTACGTCGGCGAGAGCCCGAGCAGCACGGCGGGGTACTGGATCACCATGGCGAGCCCGGCGGCGGCCAGCACGGCGAACCACAGCACCATGACGGGGCCGAAGAGCACGCCGACGCGTCCGGTGCCGTAGCGCTGCACCACGAAGAGCGCGATGAGGATGACCGCGGCGATGGGGATCACCATGTGCGAGACCGCGGGAAGGGTGACGTGCAGACCTTCGACCGCGGAGAGGACGCTGATCGCGGGAGTGATGATCGAGTCGCCGTAGAACAGCGAGACGCCGACGATGCCGACCACGAGCAGGATGCCCGCCTTCTTCGCCTTGCCGGCGTAGAGGCGCTGCGCGAGCGCGGCCAGGGCCATGACGCCGCCTTCGCCGTCGTTGTCCGCGCGCATCAGGATGCCGAGGTACTTGATCGACACGATGATCGTGATGCTCCAGAACATCAGCGAGATCACGCCGAAGACGTCGTCCTGCACGGGACGCACGGCGCCTCCGTCGAGGAGGAACACCGTCTTGAGTGCGTACAGCGGACTGGTGCCGATGTCACCGAAGACCACGCCGAGCGCGGCCAGGGCGGCACCGAAGACGACCTTCTGCCCGCGGCCGGTCCCATGACCGGTCCCGTGGCCACCGCCCGCGGCGGCGGCCTTTCTCGGACCTACACGCACATCACCCACGTGCGTCACCGTACCCCGGAGACGCGACGGACGCGGGCCCGGCCGGAGAGCCGGGCACCGGAACCGTCAGAGCGGGCGGATGTTGGCGGCCTGCGGACCTTTGGGGCCCTGGGCCAGGTCGTACTCGACCTTCTGGTTCTCTTCGAGGTTGCGGAAGCCCTGAGCGGCGATCTCGCTGTAGTGAGCGAAGACGTCGGCGCTGCCGTCATCCGGGGCGATGAAGCCGTACCCCTTCTCCGAGTTGAACCATTTGACGGTGCCTTGTGCCATCGTTCTTCTTCCTTTCACGCCCGATGCAGAAGCTCTTTCAGGCGCCGGACGCTCTCATCGTACACGCGCGCGCCCCGCGCGCGCGTTCCATGTCGAACCGCGTCATCCCCGCGTTCGGCGGGCGACCGCCCGCTGCAGCGTCCCGGGCTCCAGCCCCAGGGTCCACTCGGCCACGTCGGACACGAAGCGGACATGCGCCGGGTGCGTGAGGTCGCCGGTGCTGTTGACGTAGGAGCCCCCTCCGTCGACGGCGATGAGGATGCGGATGCTCGCGGCCTCCGCATCCACCGGCGCGAACTCGCCTGTCCGGATGCCGTCCTCGATGATGGCGCGCAGCCGGGAGCGGTCGAGGGCGTCCTGCTCGACCAGGGTCTCGTCGAGGGACGGGGTGAACCGGGAGAGGTGCCGGGCGTTGAGCCAGAGCCGCGCGAGCGGCAGGGACGCCCCGCTGCGGATGTGCTCGACGAAGTGCGCCAGCCGGTGGGTCGCATCGCCCTCGGTGGGGAAGAAGCGCTCCCGCTCGATGGTCGCGGCGCGCGCGAACGCCTCGTCGACGAGGTCTTCGGCCGCCGGGAAGTAGTGCGAGATCAGGCCGGGGCGGACGCCGAGGCGGGTGGCGACCGCGCGCAGGGTGATCCGCTCCAGCCCCTCGTCGAGGGCGATCGCGGCCGCCGCCGCGAGGATCTCCTCGCGGCGCTCCTCCGGCTGCTTCCGGGTGCGGGGAGGCGGCGCGCTTGACTCCATGGTCCCCATGCTATTGAATGTCTGACCAACACCCTATTGGGCACATGACCAACAGCAAGGAAGCCGTTGGCGAGAGAGGAACCCATGTCCGAAGCGCGGACCGGCACCGAACAGTTCGTCGACGCCTCCACCCAGCCGGAGACCCGGGGGATCGAGGTCATCGGCGACGCCGAGCGTCACGGCCGCGCCCGCGACCTCTTCTTCGTCTGGGCTGCTCCCGGCGTCAGCATCCTGAACTTCACCATCGGCGCGACCCTGATCCTGCTGGGCCTCGAGATCTGGCAGGCGGTCGCCGTCATCCTGGCAGCCTCCCTGCTCTGGGTGTTCCCGGGTGCGATCGCCGCGAGCGGGCCGGCGGCGGGCACCTCGGGGTCGGTCATCACGCGCGCGATGTACGGGATCGTCGGCAACAAGCTGTTCGTGGCGTTCGTCGGCTGGTTCATCGGCGCGGTGTTCCTGTCGCTCACCTGGCTCGCCTCCAGTTTCATGGGCGCGGACCTGCTGCGCCGGGTCGGCCTGGACGACCCGGTCTGGGTCCCGATCGGCGTCACCATCGTGGTGTCGGCCGTCACGATCCTCGTGGCGATCTTCGGGCACGGGCTGATCCTGCGGATCTACCCGGCGATGGCCATCGTGCTGTTCGTCATCTTCGTGCTGGTCGCCGCGTTCGTCCTGCCGACGGTCGACTGGGGCTACCATCCGCAGGAGCCGCTCTCCGGGGCCGGGCTCTGGTCGGCGGTCTCGATCGGCTTCACGATCCTCGCGTCCACGCCGCTGTCGTTCATCAACAGCCCGGACATCGCGCGCTACCTGCCGCGCTCCACGAAGCCGACGCACATCGCGGCGGCGACCGCGCTCGGGGGAGCGGTGCCGTTCATCGTCTTCACCATCGTCGGAGTGCTCCTGGCCACCGGGCTCAAGGCGTCCGCCTTCGACGCGGGCATCGATCGTGCGCTGTTCGACCTGCTGCCGGTGTGGATGGGGCCGCTCCTGGTGGTCGGCGTCATCGTGAACACGATCGCGCTCAACGCCATGACCACCTACTCGTCGAGCATGGCGCTGCAGGCCATCGGGTTCCGGCTGCGCCGAATCCCGGCCGCGATCATCGTCGGGCTGGTGGGCACCGCGCTGACGATCTACCTGGTGCTGTCGTCGAGCCTGCTGGAGGCGGCGAACCTGCTGCTGCAGTTCCTCGTGATCGTGTCCGGCCCGGCGATGGCGATCTACGTCGTCGACGTCGTGCGGCGGCGCAACGTCTACGACGGCGTCGACCTGTTCGACGATCGGCGCGGCGGGCGGTTCTGGTACACCGGCGGGTGGAGCATCCCGGGCATCACGGCGCTGCTGCTGGGCGGCCTCATCACGGCGCTGTGCCTCTCGACCGATGTCTGGGCGGGCCCGATCGCGCAGGCGCTGGGCTTCATCGACCTCTCGGTGCCGCTCGGGATGGCCGTGGCCGCCCTCGCGTACGCACTGCTCAACCGCATCCCCGCATTCGACGGCGACGCTGCGCTGAGCGCTCCCGTCGCAGGAAAGGAGGGACGGCTGTGACCGACCCCGAGACCACCACCCTGTTCCGGAACGGCCGCGTCTTCACCGCGGAACCGGACCCCGCATCGACCTGGGCCGACGCGTTCGCGGTGACCGGCGCGACGATCTCGTGGGTGGGCCGGGACGGCGACGAGGAGCCGGCGGCCGACCGCGTCGTGGACCTCGGCGGCCGCCTGGTGCTTCCGGGGTTCACGGACGCGCACACCCACCTGCTGATGATGGGGTCGGCGCTGGGCCAGGTGTACCTGACGGACGCGCGGAGCCTGGACGACATCCGGCAGTCCCTCCTGGAGGCCCGCGCCGCGGACCCGGAGGCGCGCGAGCTCCGCGGGCGCGGCTGGCTGTTCGACGCCGTCCCGGGCGGCGCGCCGACCGCGGCCATGATCGACGCGGTGATCGACGACATCCCGGTCTACCTGGATGCGAACGACTACCACTCCTGCTGGGTCAACACCGCCGCGCTCGCCGAGCTGGGCATCACGAGCGACACCCCCGACCCGATCGGCGGTGAGATCGTGCGCGACGCCGAGGGCGAGGCGACCGGTCTGCTGCTGGAGACGGCCGCGACGCAGTACGCCTGGGCCCAGCGGGACGCCTCCGCCACCGACGCGGACCGTGACGCGGACGTGGAGCGCACCCTCGCGGCCTACGTCGCGACCGGTGTCACGGGCGCCGTCGACATGGCCCTCGACGAGTTCGGGCTGGCGGCGCTCCGGCGGGCGCAGGAGCGCCGGGGCGGCGAGCTGCCGGTCCGCGTCGCGGCCCACTGGCTGGTGACCAACACGGGCGACGACGCGGCCAACCTCGCGCAGGTGGAGCACGCCGCCCGCCTGGCCGCGGAGCCCGGGACCCCGTGGCTGCGGGTCGTCGGCATCAAGCTCATCCTCGACGGCGTGATCGACGCGTGCACCGCGGCGATGCGCCAGCCGTACGCGGATGGTTCCAACGCCGACCCGATCTGGCCGCTGGAGCGGCTCGCGCCGGTGGTCGCGGCGGCCGACGCCGCGGGGCTGCAGATCGCCATGCACGCGATCGGCGACTTCGCGAGCGGGATCGCCCTCGACGCGATCGAGGCGGCCGTCGCTCAGAACGGCGACCGCCCGCGACGGCACCGTATCGAGCACCTGGAGTACGCGGCGCCCGGGACGGCCGAGCGGATGGCGCGCCTCGGCGTCACCGCGTCGATGCAGCCCGTCCACGCCGACCCGGCCATCTTCGACAACTGGGTCGCGATGCTCGGCGACGAGCGGGTGGAGCGCGCCTTCCCGTGGCCGGAGTACGAGGACGCCGGCGCTCTCCTCGCCTTCTCGACCGACTCCCCGACGGCGCCGCACCTGGCGCTCGCCAACATGTACGTCGCGTCGACCCGCGCCTCGGCGCTGGTTCCGTCCATCCCGGCCGCGCAGCCGCAGCACGCTCTGCCCCTCGACCGGGCGATCGCGCACGCCACCCGGGATGCGGCCGCATCGGTGGGCGACGGCGACTGGCGGGGGCGCATCGCTGCCGGCCAGGCCGCCGACCTGGTCGTGCTGGATGCGGACGTGTTCGCGGGGCCGCCGTCCTCCCTCCTGGAGGCGCGGGTGGTCGAGACGATCCTCGCGGGCCGGACGACCTACTCGGCGGAGCCGGAGACGACGGCGTCGTCCTCGAGGTCGATGGAGAACTCCGGCGGACGGTGATCGCGCAGGTCTCCCAGCACCGACTGCGTGTAGGTGTACGTGGAGGCCGCCGGCCACGGCGACGAGTCGCTCAGCAGGTAGACGTCGAACGCCGGCATGCCGGCCAGGGAGCCGGGCCGGCGGATGGCGGCAGGCGGCACCTCGCCGCAGACCGGCAGCGTGCGTTGGAAGTCGCGCCACGGGTGCTGGGGGTGCACGAACGCGGCGCGCCAGGTCTCTTCGCTCATGGGATGCCCTCGGGACGGGTAGCGCGGGCGCCGCGTCCCTCGGTCGGCGGCGCCGGTGTCGGGTCCGGGATCGCCATCGGGACGGGCGTGACCGTTATATCGCATCCGTCGCAGCCCGGCCTCGCGGCGTGCGGGCGCTTGCCCGGGTCCGCTCGCCTCACGGGCGGCTCGGCGGCGCGGTGCTCTGCCGCACCACGAGTTCCGGCACCGCGTACTCCGTCGCCCCCGGGGACTCGTCGCCCTCGATCTGGGCGAGCAGCACGTCGATCGCCTGCGCCCCGAGCAGGCCGAAGTCCTGACGGATGGTGGTCAGCGGGGGAGCGAAGTGCTTGGCCTCCGGGATGTCGTCGAACCCGACGATGCTCATGTCGTGCGGCACGGACAGCCCGAGCTGGGCGGCGGCGTGCATGAGACCCAGGGCCATCTGGTCGTTGGAGGCGAAGATCGCCGTGAAGTCCGGGTGGTTTAGGATCCGGAGCCCGACCTCGTACCCCAGGTCGGCGGACCAGTCACCGAGGACCGGGGCGGTCACCGCCAGATCGTGCTCGTCGAGCTCGGCGAGGAAGCCGTTCATGCGGTCCTCCGCCTCGTTCCAGTCCTGCGGCCCGGCGAGATGGCGGATGCGCGTGTGGCCGAGCTCGATCAGGTGCCGGGTGGCGAGACGGGCGCCCGCGACCTGGTCGAAGGCGGCGACACGACCCTCGCCCGCGTCCTTCCAGTGCAGGCTCACGAACGGGATGCGCACGGCGACGCGCTGCAGCGCCTCGTGCGCCCGCTGCTGCGGGGCGATCACCACGACGCCGTCGACACCCTGGGCCGCGAAGGCGTCGAGCGCCTCCGAGATCGTGGCGTCGTCCTCCCGTGCCAGCGTCGCCGACAGGATGGCGTACCCACGCGCACGGGCGGCCTCGTCGATCGCCGTGGCCGCGGTGAACGGGCCGTAGTGCGACCGGGCGGAGACGAGCAGGCCGATGGTCTTGGACCGGGAGGTGGCGAGCGCCCGGGCGGCGCTGTTCGGGCGCCACGAGTTCTCCTCGATCACCTTGCGCACCTGCGCCTCGGTGGACGGCTTGATGTAGCGCTCGCCGTTGAGGACGCGCGACACCGTCTGCCGCGACACACCGGCCAGCCGGGCGATGTCCCGGATGGAGAGGGCGCGCTGCTCGTCGGGTCCGCGTCTGTCCATGGATCCTGTCTCGTCGTCGGGGGCGGCAGCACTGCCACCCGGGAACGTGCTCATCATATTTTTCTGCGAAGCACTTGACTGCCGACGGCTTCCGGTCATAGCGTCTAACCCGTTCTGGGACCGGTCACATATATCGGCTCGGGCACCAGCATACGACGAGGGAGTCGCAATGACAGCAGCCGGATCGCACGGGAGCGACGGCCGCCGCATGACCCCGTCGAACGCTGATCGCCGGAGGCGTGACAGTTCCGAGCCCGGCGAACCGGGGCGCACTGGGCGCGCCGGTCGCCTCACCGCTCGAAGGGAATCACAGTGAAGTTCAG is drawn from Leifsonia shinshuensis and contains these coding sequences:
- a CDS encoding GNAT family N-acetyltransferase encodes the protein MPDSILDDPEFVQRRRHFWTTVLSDPRFSAHTTAVAVRSGDLVGLAMSGPARDPDAGGARQLFVLYTFAAVHGTGAGAALLDAVVDPSQSAFLWVADPNPRAQAFYRKHGFRADGTVKTEDGVREIRMVRSPTD
- a CDS encoding nucleotidyltransferase domain-containing protein, whose protein sequence is MLDHHEVVRLYGPWVRRTPSDATARFAGYSGRWWVAGGWAIDAFVGSDREHGDLDIGIPRGSAAEFVDFVSPGLDVWAAAGSLTPVFRGSELRLPESVGNLWLRASGADPWEYDVMLESVEGATWMYKRDVRIARPLDECLWAHRGVTYLRPEVQLLLKAGNVRAKDEEDFERCLPVLAAADLRWLGDALRTAHPDHPWIDRLDQR
- a CDS encoding potassium transporter Kup, producing the protein MGDVRVGPRKAAAAGGGHGTGHGTGRGQKVVFGAALAALGVVFGDIGTSPLYALKTVFLLDGGAVRPVQDDVFGVISLMFWSITIIVSIKYLGILMRADNDGEGGVMALAALAQRLYAGKAKKAGILLVVGIVGVSLFYGDSIITPAISVLSAVEGLHVTLPAVSHMVIPIAAVILIALFVVQRYGTGRVGVLFGPVMVLWFAVLAAAGLAMVIQYPAVLLGLSPTYAIGFIVAHPTISFIALGAVVLVITGAEALYADMGHFGRSPIRRAWFFLVFPALTINYLGQAALILHNPAARANPFFLLIPEWGRLPVVVLATAATVIASQAVISGAFSLTRQAVQLGLLPPLTIRQTSKREGGQIYLPAINTLLFIGVMAIMLAFGSSDRLSTAYGISVTGALVVDTALLLLVARPLWNWAPWKIILAAVAFGGLELAFLAGNLSKIVNGGWVPLLIAAAVILVMTTWRRGRQLVQQDRKRKEGSLADFIEEVRKQNLPRVPGIAIFPHPNKDTTPLALRANVKHNHILHEHVIIVSISTAQVPHVPPAEAFAYDDLGYADDGIEHLSIRFGFSDKPDIPRALRAACRAGALPLDAANFKQASYFISRGAIRTTRRNSMVPWRRSLFVGLAHNAADPAARFGLPALRTVTMGSDVEI
- a CDS encoding cold-shock protein, translating into MAQGTVKWFNSEKGYGFIAPDDGSADVFAHYSEIAAQGFRNLEENQKVEYDLAQGPKGPQAANIRPL
- a CDS encoding TetR/AcrR family transcriptional regulator, with product MESSAPPPRTRKQPEERREEILAAAAAIALDEGLERITLRAVATRLGVRPGLISHYFPAAEDLVDEAFARAATIERERFFPTEGDATHRLAHFVEHIRSGASLPLARLWLNARHLSRFTPSLDETLVEQDALDRSRLRAIIEDGIRTGEFAPVDAEAASIRILIAVDGGGSYVNSTGDLTHPAHVRFVSDVAEWTLGLEPGTLQRAVARRTRG
- a CDS encoding cytosine permease; translated protein: MSEARTGTEQFVDASTQPETRGIEVIGDAERHGRARDLFFVWAAPGVSILNFTIGATLILLGLEIWQAVAVILAASLLWVFPGAIAASGPAAGTSGSVITRAMYGIVGNKLFVAFVGWFIGAVFLSLTWLASSFMGADLLRRVGLDDPVWVPIGVTIVVSAVTILVAIFGHGLILRIYPAMAIVLFVIFVLVAAFVLPTVDWGYHPQEPLSGAGLWSAVSIGFTILASTPLSFINSPDIARYLPRSTKPTHIAAATALGGAVPFIVFTIVGVLLATGLKASAFDAGIDRALFDLLPVWMGPLLVVGVIVNTIALNAMTTYSSSMALQAIGFRLRRIPAAIIVGLVGTALTIYLVLSSSLLEAANLLLQFLVIVSGPAMAIYVVDVVRRRNVYDGVDLFDDRRGGRFWYTGGWSIPGITALLLGGLITALCLSTDVWAGPIAQALGFIDLSVPLGMAVAALAYALLNRIPAFDGDAALSAPVAGKEGRL
- a CDS encoding amidohydrolase; amino-acid sequence: MTDPETTTLFRNGRVFTAEPDPASTWADAFAVTGATISWVGRDGDEEPAADRVVDLGGRLVLPGFTDAHTHLLMMGSALGQVYLTDARSLDDIRQSLLEARAADPEARELRGRGWLFDAVPGGAPTAAMIDAVIDDIPVYLDANDYHSCWVNTAALAELGITSDTPDPIGGEIVRDAEGEATGLLLETAATQYAWAQRDASATDADRDADVERTLAAYVATGVTGAVDMALDEFGLAALRRAQERRGGELPVRVAAHWLVTNTGDDAANLAQVEHAARLAAEPGTPWLRVVGIKLILDGVIDACTAAMRQPYADGSNADPIWPLERLAPVVAAADAAGLQIAMHAIGDFASGIALDAIEAAVAQNGDRPRRHRIEHLEYAAPGTAERMARLGVTASMQPVHADPAIFDNWVAMLGDERVERAFPWPEYEDAGALLAFSTDSPTAPHLALANMYVASTRASALVPSIPAAQPQHALPLDRAIAHATRDAAASVGDGDWRGRIAAGQAADLVVLDADVFAGPPSSLLEARVVETILAGRTTYSAEPETTASSSRSMENSGGR
- a CDS encoding LacI family DNA-binding transcriptional regulator, which produces MDRRGPDEQRALSIRDIARLAGVSRQTVSRVLNGERYIKPSTEAQVRKVIEENSWRPNSAARALATSRSKTIGLLVSARSHYGPFTAATAIDEAARARGYAILSATLAREDDATISEALDAFAAQGVDGVVVIAPQQRAHEALQRVAVRIPFVSLHWKDAGEGRVAAFDQVAGARLATRHLIELGHTRIRHLAGPQDWNEAEDRMNGFLAELDEHDLAVTAPVLGDWSADLGYEVGLRILNHPDFTAIFASNDQMALGLMHAAAQLGLSVPHDMSIVGFDDIPEAKHFAPPLTTIRQDFGLLGAQAIDVLLAQIEGDESPGATEYAVPELVVRQSTAPPSRP